A genomic window from Cricetulus griseus strain 17A/GY chromosome 4, alternate assembly CriGri-PICRH-1.0, whole genome shotgun sequence includes:
- the Vgll3 gene encoding transcription cofactor vestigial-like protein 3 isoform X1, giving the protein MQDSLEVTLPSKQEEEEEEEDEEEEEEKDQPAEMEYLNSRCVLFTYFQGDIGSVVDEHFSRALGQASTLHPESAISKSKMGLTPLWRDSSALSSQRSNFPASFWTSSYQPPPAPCLGGVHPDFQVTAPHGTFATADPNSWPGHGLHQTGPAPPPTASESWHYPLASQVSPSYSHMHDVYMRHHHPHAHMHHRHHHHHHHPTAGSALDPAYGPLLMPSVRTARIPAPQCDITKTDPTTVTTATSAWAGAFHGTVDIMPSVGFDTGLQHQDKSKESAWY; this is encoded by the exons atgcaggactctctGGAAGTCACGCTTCCCAGcaaacaagaggaggaggaggaggaggaggatgaggaggaggaggaggagaaagaccaGCCTGCCGAGATGGAGTACCTTAACTCTCGCTGTGTCCTTTTCACTTATTTCCAGGGAGACATTGGGTCAGTAGTGGATGAACACTTCTCAAGAGCTTTGGGCCAAGCCAGCACCTTGCATCCAGAATCTGCCATTTCAAAAAGCAAGATGGGGCTAACCCCCCTATGGCGAG aCAGCTCAGCTCTCTCAAGCCAGCGGAGTAATTTCCCAGCTTCCTTTTGGACCAGCTCTTACCAGCCCCCTCCAGCGCCCTGTTTGGGGGGTGTTCATCCTGACTTCCAAGTTACTGCACCCCATGGCACCTTTGCAACAGCAGATCCCAATTCTTGGCCAGGACACGGTCTGCATCAGACtggccctgccccaccccctacTGCGTCCGAGTCCTGGCACTATCCTCTGGCATCTCAGGTGAGCCCGTCCTACAGCCACATGCATGACGTGTACATGCGGCATCACCACCCTCACGCCCACATGCACCAccgccaccatcaccaccaccaccacccaactgcTGGTTCTGCCCTGGATCCCGCATACGGGCCCCTGCTAATGCCATCAGTGCGTACTGCCAGGATTCCTGCTCCCCAgtgtgacatcacaaagacagATCCGACTACCGTCACCACTGCTACCTCAGCATGGGCCGGCGCCTTTCATGGGACAGTGGACATCATGCCAAGCGTGGGCTTTGATACAG